Proteins encoded by one window of Antechinus flavipes isolate AdamAnt ecotype Samford, QLD, Australia chromosome 4, AdamAnt_v2, whole genome shotgun sequence:
- the RGS4 gene encoding regulator of G-protein signaling 4 isoform X1, with the protein MCKGLAALPATCLRSAKDMKHRLGFLLQKTDSCDQNSSHSKKDKASSSQRVSHEEVKKWAESLENLITHDCGLAAFKAFLKSEYSEENIDFWVSCEEYKKIKSPSKLSPKAKKIYNEFISVQATKEVNLDSCTREETSRNMLEPTITCFDEAQKKIFNLMEKDSYRRFLKSRFYLDLVNQASSSGCGSENQKGAKGPTLDCPLVSQCA; encoded by the exons ATGTGCAAAGGACTTGCTGCCCTGCCAGCCACTTGCTTGAGGAG TGCAAAGGATATGAAGCATCGCCTAGGATTCTTGCTCCAGAAGACAGATTCCTGCGATCAAAATTCTTCCCATAGCAAGAAGGACAAAGCATCTTCTTCCCAGAG GGTGAGTCATGAGGAAGTTAAGAAGTGGGCTGAATCCTTGGAAAACCTGATTACTCATGATT GTGGCTTGGCTGCTTTCAAAGCTTTTCTGAAGTCTGAATATAGTGAGGAGAATATCGATTTCTGGGTCAGCTGTGAGGAGTATAAGAAGATCAAATCACCCAGCAAGCTCAGCCCCAAGGCCAAGAAGATATACAATGAATTTATCTCTGTCCAGGCAACTAAAGAG GTGAACCTGGATTCTTGTACACGAGAGGAGACCAGCCGGAACATGTTGGAGCCTACAATAACCTGCTTTGATGAAGcccagaaaaaaatcttcaaccTCATGGAGAAGGATTCCTACCGCCGTTTCCTCAAGTCCCGGTTCTATCTCGACTTGGTCAACCAAGCCAGCAGCAGTGGCTGTGGATCGGAGAACCAAAAAGGAGCCAAGGGTCCCACTTTAGACTGTCCTTTGGTTTCTCAGTGTGCCTAA
- the RGS4 gene encoding regulator of G-protein signaling 4 isoform X2, which produces MCKGLAALPATCLRSAKDMKHRLGFLLQKTDSCDQNSSHSKKDKASSSQRVSHEEVKKWAESLENLITHDCEPGFLYTRGDQPEHVGAYNNLL; this is translated from the exons ATGTGCAAAGGACTTGCTGCCCTGCCAGCCACTTGCTTGAGGAG TGCAAAGGATATGAAGCATCGCCTAGGATTCTTGCTCCAGAAGACAGATTCCTGCGATCAAAATTCTTCCCATAGCAAGAAGGACAAAGCATCTTCTTCCCAGAG GGTGAGTCATGAGGAAGTTAAGAAGTGGGCTGAATCCTTGGAAAACCTGATTACTCATGATT GTGAACCTGGATTCTTGTACACGAGAGGAGACCAGCCGGAACATGTTGGAGCCTACAATAACCTGCTTTGA